The genomic segment AGGTTGAGCGTCTGCGGTGGGGTGAAGACCATCCGCCATCATCCATTCCGGCTGGGTGATCACCGATTCCAAAAAGAACGGGATCAAAGGGACGGAGTACTGTTCAGCGAGACGTGGATAGATAGCTTCAAACATTTGTGTGTAGCGTTTTCCATAGTTTGGTGGAATACGAATTTGCATCAAAAGTACTTTTGCTCCTTGCTGCTCACTCAATTTGATTATCTGAGTCAGGTTAGTCTCGACAACATTGGGCTGAAATCCACGCAGACCGTCATTGGCACCAAGTTCAATCAACACCGTATCAGGCTTGTGCTCACTGAGTAGCTGTGGCAACTTAGCTAAGCCGTTACCGGTTGTGTCACCCGAGACGCTGCCATTATAAATAGTAATATCATGCTGGCCTTGTTTTGCCAGCTCAGTGTTAAGCAGGCGTGGCCAACTCTGTTCGATCTGCATATTGTAGCCAGCGCTAAGGCTGTCACCCAAAATAAGCAAGGACTTCGCCGATGCAAAGGGCGAAAGTAGCGTCAAAACAAAAAGAAGATAAAAGGAAACCCGATTAATCATGAGCCTATCCGTAATTAAAGCTGAATCTGTTAGCAAGCTAGTTTCCACCAAAACCGAACAATTAACAATCTTGAATGATATTAACCTGACTATCGATCAGGGTGAGTCGGTCGCCATTGTGGGAACGTCTGGAGCGGGCAAATCAACCTTGATGACATTATTGTCGGGTTTGGATATGCCAAGTAGCGGCAGCATAGAGTTGTTAGGTCAAGAGATTTCCTCTCTCGATGACGAACAACGTGCCAAAATTCGCAGTGAAAAATTGGGGTTTGTGTTTCAGAACTTCTTATTAATTCCCAGTATGTCAGCACTGAGTAATGTGACCTTGCCAAGTTTGCTTAAGGGTGAACAAGAAGATCAACAACGCGCTAAGCAGTTATTAGCTTCGGTTGGGCTTGAGCATCGTTTTGATCATTTACCCACCCAGCTTTCAGGGGGAGAGCAACAACGAGTTGCGATTGCCAGAGCGTTTATGACGCGCCCCAAGATTTTGTTCGCCGATGAACCGACCGGTAACCTCGATCAAAAAACCGCAGGTCGAATTGTCGAATTGCTGTTTGATATGAATAAGCAGTTTGGCACCACGCTGGTGCTGATTACTCATGATATGAGCCTCGCTAAGCGTTGCGACAGAGTGTTAACTATGTCCCAAGGTCATATGTCGCAAGATCTTATCTCTCAAGATCTCATGTCTCAAGGTCAATTGGAGGAGCAGTAAATGACTTTAAATCGTCGTCTGCTCAATTGGAGCCTAGATGAGATAAGACAGGGACAACTATGGCCAATTGCGGTCTCCATGATGCTTATTGTCTCTTGTATTTTCGCCTTATCTGCTTTAGCGGAGCGCATGGAGCAGGTCATTGTTAAGCAAGGCAAAGATGCCTTAACAGCAGATACGGTCTACATTACCGCCAACCCAATCAATTCAGAAACCCAACAGTTGATCACCCATGCTGGTTTAGAAACCTCTTTTTATACTCGATTTCAAACCATGGCATTCAGTGATAATGGCATGCAGCTAATCACGGTAAAAGCGGTGGACGATAAATTCCCGTTGCGAGGGGATTTTATCTTGCAGTCGGGAGAGATTCAGTCGCACCGAGTACAACCTAATGAACTGTGGTTAGATGCGCGCATTATCGATCGATTGGGGGTTAAAATTGGTGATAGCGTCAGTATCGGCGATGCCGATCTGATTGTAAAAGGGGAAGTGGTCTACGAGCCCGGAGTCAGTTTTAACCCATTTCAACAAATGCCAAGTGCTTATATACATCAAGACAGCGTCTCGAGCACAGGGGCAATACAGCTTGGCAGTCGGGTACAGTTTAGAGCGTATATGGTTGGCGATGATCAAACGATTGAACAGCTAAAATCTCAAATACCCATGACACCCAGTGATCGCTGGCGAGATGAGAACAGCTCAAGACGCACCAACGAAATCTTTAGTCGCACCACTCAGTATTTGTCATTGACTGTGGCGATTATCATCATAATGTCCGCCACCACGTTAGTGCTAACGGGACAAAATTATGTACAGAGCCGTCGACAAACCGTCGCTATGTTGAAGAGTCTAGGCGCGAGTCGTGAGTGGATAGTCCGTTGGTTGTCGATTCAAGTTCTCTTATTGGCAGGTATTGCCATTGTCTCTGGTCTTGCCATCGGTTTTGGTCTTGAAGCGCTGTTGCGTATTCCGCTTAAAGATCTCTTGCCCGATCCTTTACCCAGTTTTGGTGTGTTGCCAGTGGTGATTGCCATCTTATCGAGCTTGCTGATCGCTATTCCAGCATTAGGTATTCCGTTGTACAGGTTGATGTCTGTTTCATCGAAAGAGGTATTCCAAAATCAAGAGTCCTCGAGCCATTGGGGCATTTACTGCCTTATTTTAGTGCCTCTGATCCCTTTATTGGTCACTTATGGCGATAACACTCTGGTTTGGCTGGTCCTTGCTGGCATGCTGGGGCTATTTGCGCTGTTAGGGCTTATTAGCGTGTTATGCACCGTCATGATCAGTCGGCTGCAACTGCCGATAGCATTTAAGTTGGCAATAAGCCGTATCCTGCGAAGTAAGTCCAGTACAGCACTGCAATATGGCGCACTCGCGCTGTCGTTGATGCTGCTGACAACCATTTGGCTGGTGAGAACTGATCTGTTGCAGGATTGGCAACGTACCCTACCAGACAATGCCCCGAATGCTTTTGCTTTCAATATTGGTGATTTTGATAAGGCAAGCTACTTGCATACACTTGATAGCCAAAATATTCAGCGTTCTGAGGCGTTCCCGATAGCCAGGGGTCGCCTAGCAAAGATCAATCAGCAAGCGGCCAACGTTGAAAACCGACCGAACGCGAAAGACACGGATGCATTGCGTCGCGAGTTAAACTTTACTTTTGCTGACCAGTTGCCGACCTATAACCAAGTGGTCGCTGGTCAGTGGACAGAGACAAACGGTGTTTCAGTTGAAGAAGAAGTGGCAGAAGCGTTGGATTTGCAGATTGGAGACAGTTTGACCTTTACGATTAATGGTCAGGAGTTTGAAGCAATAATCAATACGATACGTAAAGTAGAGTGGCGCGATATGAAACCG from the Vibrio hippocampi genome contains:
- a CDS encoding arylesterase; the protein is MINRVSFYLLFVLTLLSPFASAKSLLILGDSLSAGYNMQIEQSWPRLLNTELAKQGQHDITIYNGSVSGDTTGNGLAKLPQLLSEHKPDTVLIELGANDGLRGFQPNVVETNLTQIIKLSEQQGAKVLLMQIRIPPNYGKRYTQMFEAIYPRLAEQYSVPLIPFFLESVITQPEWMMADGLHPTADAQPFIAELVAASIAEHL
- a CDS encoding ABC transporter ATP-binding protein, whose amino-acid sequence is MSLSVIKAESVSKLVSTKTEQLTILNDINLTIDQGESVAIVGTSGAGKSTLMTLLSGLDMPSSGSIELLGQEISSLDDEQRAKIRSEKLGFVFQNFLLIPSMSALSNVTLPSLLKGEQEDQQRAKQLLASVGLEHRFDHLPTQLSGGEQQRVAIARAFMTRPKILFADEPTGNLDQKTAGRIVELLFDMNKQFGTTLVLITHDMSLAKRCDRVLTMSQGHMSQDLISQDLMSQGQLEEQ
- a CDS encoding ABC transporter permease; its protein translation is MTLNRRLLNWSLDEIRQGQLWPIAVSMMLIVSCIFALSALAERMEQVIVKQGKDALTADTVYITANPINSETQQLITHAGLETSFYTRFQTMAFSDNGMQLITVKAVDDKFPLRGDFILQSGEIQSHRVQPNELWLDARIIDRLGVKIGDSVSIGDADLIVKGEVVYEPGVSFNPFQQMPSAYIHQDSVSSTGAIQLGSRVQFRAYMVGDDQTIEQLKSQIPMTPSDRWRDENSSRRTNEIFSRTTQYLSLTVAIIIIMSATTLVLTGQNYVQSRRQTVAMLKSLGASREWIVRWLSIQVLLLAGIAIVSGLAIGFGLEALLRIPLKDLLPDPLPSFGVLPVVIAILSSLLIAIPALGIPLYRLMSVSSKEVFQNQESSSHWGIYCLILVPLIPLLVTYGDNTLVWLVLAGMLGLFALLGLISVLCTVMISRLQLPIAFKLAISRILRSKSSTALQYGALALSLMLLTTIWLVRTDLLQDWQRTLPDNAPNAFAFNIGDFDKASYLHTLDSQNIQRSEAFPIARGRLAKINQQAANVENRPNAKDTDALRRELNFTFADQLPTYNQVVAGQWTETNGVSVEEEVAEALDLQIGDSLTFTINGQEFEAIINTIRKVEWRDMKPNFYFIFTPDVLQSLSTTWLVSFRLEAADDPLISQLSRQYPTVSLMDIRAMGDKIQQLLTQIVWSITVLAVLGVAAGLLLIFTLLRLSLTQRQQEFRLYRTLGASRKRLLATIWAEYGIMALVAGIVATMGAELVVGSIMKFGFDLNWTWHLSTWLAVPLAALFTLAIVLFSLLRQLVTNDTKTVMTQ